Below is a window of Humulus lupulus chromosome 2, drHumLupu1.1, whole genome shotgun sequence DNA.
CAAAAATTCATGTCTTGGgctttgaaataacccttaacctaagaAAAGATTActccataatcacaaacataaacaataaccTAATCATTATCATAATTGaaattaaagagttttaaagagaagaaggaaacaCTAGTTTGATGTAGGAAAGATTGTTGTCCTCTCCTCTCCTTTGTTCTTCTAATCTCCAAAATTCGTAATTCCTTGTAATTAGGTTGCGGCCACTACTTCTTTGAGCAGCAACCAAAGGTCCAACTTTCACTTCTCTTGATTTTGTAAGCCGCTACTCAAGCTTTATTCACCGCAACATCACCATATATGCTTAGAGACTCAAGACACATTAGAATTACATCTCAAATTCATCTTGCAACTCCTTTTTGTAGCCTATAAAATTCTTAAACCAAAATTGCATTAAATATATCAATGTTATTACCAAAAATTACAACTTAGTTTAAATATTGAAAACTTACAAAATGAAACTAAAATCTTTTAAAACACCAAATTAGCATCATCCAAATACGAAagaactataaatatatatataacaatgaaCTTATCTGTTGATACTCTACCATGGTTTCATAACAATGACCAACTATGCTCATGAAACTTGACTCTAGAGAATGGTAAATCACGGCACAGGGTCAATAAAAAAAAAGATCGAGGACTCCCCCGAATCTGAAGGTGAAGGGAAGCATGATCGAGATCCAAGCATAAGCAAACTGAACAAATAATTATAAACCTAACCATCCAATAGGACTCAAGGTTATCCTCCCTTGCCATATAAACTAAAACCCCCACTTATCTAGTAGGGCAGTGGATAACTCCACCTTTATTCTAGAAATTAAATGAAAtactttaaaacaaaagataaCTAAGACATCATAACACAAACAGATTCAAACCCCAACGAAACCTAACACCAACCCATCTGTGAGGTCTCCAATGCTTCTGGTGACAACCACGACCCCCAAATTTTTTCTCCCATGACCGACGATCCTACCAGTTTGACTATGCAAGCCTGAACCAGACACCCACCCTTCTCAGATGAGAAAAATGCATCCCAACCACCAAATTTTTGAAAGCGAACTTGCTGATCTGAACTAATCGGAGACGAGACCCACGCAGTGGAGATCATACAAATAGGTTAGAGAGATGCTTCACGTCCACCAGAAGCCAAAAAACCATAAGAAGCGGGCCATTAGAAGAGGAAAATAGAACATGGCAAATAGAATAGGTGTCAGCCATAGGAAGGTCTGTTGTGTAGCTAACAATGTCTCCCGACCATAGCCACACCCAAACCTCCAAAAGAGGTTAGCGAGCCCTGGCAGGAGGAAATGAAAAAGATGGAGGGTGGCAGAGGTCAATAGAGATGAGAGAAAACCCTAAAACAACACTTGGCTAAAAGTAGCCTGTAATTGTAAAAGTATTTTGTCTCTTAACAACTAATAATTTTTAGATGGCCTTAAATTAGTCAGGTGACAAATTGTTTGCTCTTTAAGGGGCAATTAAGTACAAAGTCAAACATAAGAGGAAAAAAGTATACCATTAAAAAAGTGGGGGTCCAAATTAATAGTGACGGAGGCATTTATATTTCTTGGGGTAgtgatatttttaaatttttagagCAACTTCgttatgtatacatatataatttttatacagttattaatatgtttaactaaaattataattttttaaaatatgaagGAGAGTTTAAACCCCCCCAAACCACAAAATGAGCTTCGACACTAGGagcaaattaactaattattcgAATAATAAGATCCATTTGGAGGAGCTAAGTGAATGTTAATTAAATTCCCTGCATCCCCTCtcctatatatgtatttttttaaaaataattctccAATCTTTTTTACATCTTGTTATTAccaatatttattttaaaataacaaagaaTTAAGAGAAATCATGAAAGAAAATGTAAATTTTTTTGTATGATAactttaattattgaataattattttttatgttaaaaaaaaagGCTTGAATTTCTTCAATACGTCAGCTGATTTTGTCTTTAAGATGATGTGAAAATGGATATGAATAAGAGATAATCAAATCAGAGAACTTTGTTAAgcaaattatttatattaataggACGATGAAGAGAAAGTGAGAACATACAATAAACCAAGAAAAAAGGTTCAATATCTCTTCAATATAAAAAATGTATAAATAACAAAATTTTTTGGTTTTaacagattttttttaatattaactttaacggaatatttttatatttaacagaatatttttgtatttatcagtAGGTTTGAAAtattacttaaacttaaataaaataaaataatatatttttgagatattttacaatgataattatttaaaagaaataaataattaaataaattaaaatagaatatttttgagatattttacaataataattatttaaaaataataaaatcataccttttattagttaaataaaatttaattaaacttaaactcacttattagaataatatcatattaaacaaataatataatctactgtcaattagcaacaaattatttaaaaaaaaaactagcaagaaacttaaatttaaaatatatgtataatatttaatattatattaaatatataatatataattttttgttgtcactcacaaattcaaaaactaaaacaaatataaatttaaataaaaataaattatttaattaaaatggaatatttatttgatatttatatgatattaatataaatttattaaaaaaaattaataaattctataaataaaaataaggaaATGTTACTtatatctaataataaataataaggaCTTAGATTTTCTGTTTTTTCAAATAGAAAATGAATTGATAATAGAACCAAAGGATATAAAGGAagatttgcaaaaaaaaaaaaaaagaccaaaGACTAAAAGAATCCGCTATCTAATTCGTGAGGTTGTAGCCTTAGGGGGTCGATTGATTTTGATTTCCAAATCAACCCTCCTCTTATATTTCCAAACTTTTAGATCCAAAGTTATAATAATTTAGTGTCATAATACCTGTTATTCAAATCATAATCTTCACGCCAAAAAAGGTAAATACCAGAACCCTCCTCTTGTTTGTATTTGGTGATTTGAAtctaattataatatataaagtgGCTTTAAAGATATTTGGAAAGTGCATTATGCAACTTCATGAAAATTGCATACTGGTCATCTCTCTCTTATTCCATTTTAACTTTCAAAATACCTTTAATCATACATTTTTCTAAAGCAAATTTCAAGTTCCACAACTTTAACATAATCAATCCAAAGTCAAAGACCACTTGACCATTTTCAGTGCCCTTTCAAGTTCCTCTTTACTAACTTCCCATGAGAGTCCGTCTATTTCTTGGAGGTTTCAAGCCACCAAGATTgataattatatatgtatatatacatttttctaaaataaaatagaaatttaGAGTCTTAGTCAAAAAAAATTGCAGTCAATGTGATAAATATACTTGATTATTTGCTTTGATTTTCTTTATGCCTTGTTCTCTTGACTCCTTGTGAAAAATGGTGAAATGGGTCCCCACTGGCTTAGATTATCTGTAGCCATTACCTTCCATGTTATTTCTAATTAGATCttccatatttttcataattgACTGTAGACCCAAAACGTGTATCAAGtcacaaaaaaaacaaaatttctttTCACACGTGATCCAACCTTTactcaaatataatattatagataGCTACTTGTATGTGTCATGTATGAACATTTATTTTAGTACCAATGACTAATTTTAGTATATTAATATTTGGACTGAATATAATCTTATTCGAAATCccatgatttttattttatttcatttacaTGATGTATTTTACATCTGTTATCCCAAAACCCGGGGACTATAATACGGCTACTTGCTAGATTtgttttcttctaaaaaaaattGCAATAAGAGGTTTACTTTGAACTACCTAATAATAAACTAAACATATCCTTCCAATTAAATTTgagataataatttattttagggtttatatttttttggactctgtgttttgtcttattacctgtttggaccctgtattttgacaaattattttttagaccttatattttgtaaaatggttaaaatagaaccataaattcaattttgataaagaaaaaattgaatataacaacacggtttttaagcaaaatgattttatttttgttatgaattgctagtttggtaaattatttgtgattttagttgagaaattattgaccaaaatcgggtttagggttctattttaaccattttcacaaaacatatggtccaaaaagtaattttttaaaacacaggatccaaacaagtaataggacaaaatacagggtccaaaaaagtataaactctttgttttatacttaatttttttaataataaaacccCCTGAAATTAAAGTAGTTGACAAAAAACCCATGAAGTCAAATAATTTGAGTAAAACTTCCTAAAATCAACTTAATGTTATAttgttataaaaatattaaattatatttgaaaatcatcctaaaaataaaatattatcaaaaataagttctaaaataaaataaattttgtaccataaattttttattatggatttcattaaatgattttttttttttgtaataaaactaattaaataaaaagttcttTACTTTTTCATATATAATAACAtcttataatttgaacattattataaaatatgtacaagttaacactttttttttcttatgtcTAAATGCATGTGAATTATTATAAATTAACATTTTTCAAGAAAAATCTCTAGTATATTATTAAAGTTtcttacaaaaataatttataaagatTTTATAATAGTATTGAAATTATAGAATAtcatcaaaattttaaaataaattttatttatagaaattcCTAATAGAACTTTAATGGTACAAAAATTGTATTATTTATgacttattttataattatttaagaatttatttaaaataatttgatttgagatttttttaatataaaaaatctaaagtattatatttttttacacacaaaaataaatacaatatattatttttattttaaaattatattaatttaattttgagttttttACTAAAATTAATCTAGTTCATGGGATTGTTTGtcattaaaaaaatagtattaaaATGCTCCATATATACTTATGTCAGAACGGAATgatcagaattgaactctttactACCTAAAATGAAAAGTTCTATAGCTTTTATTGGTgatgtaaattttttattttttattttttgaaaaaaggGATGTAAACATTTAATAAAACGTAATGAATCTTCTTTCTTATATTTCCTGATTGCAATTACTTAATCCAAAagagaagaaggaagaagaagaaacgaGTACTTTAGTTTAGTGCGAAATTGTATAGTCCGATATTTTCTTGGAAAAATAAGTAACCACATTTTGATTGACTCAAATACATATGTGCAGGCCGCACTAAGCACATAATTGATCACAAAAATAAACCCTAACTTGTGTCTTTTTCTCATACTGTATTGTCACAGTCAAagctttctcttattttcttcgttttggctttttttttttctccatATCCATAGACTTCTATTTTAGTTGTAAAGCAGTGGAATTTGTGAGATAACAAGTCATCATTGTCAAATCAACTAGAATCATTGGTCCACTCCTAtgtgaatataaatatatatatgtgacaattttttttatatggttTTACTCTAAATCTTTTGCTGATTGATTTTTCCGTGGTTTTTGTACGGCcgtgtacattataattatttagagtattttataaatatttagaaaattttaaatagtTTACGGTActgaaaattaagtttaaatatgttgttgcacatgtaattaattttttttatgcacataaaaaataatatatctgaACATAAttctttatattataaattatttataatattattaaaatttggAAGATGCTCTGAACATCTCCAGTATACACAATTATAAACGCTAAAAATTGTTAGACGTGCTTGCATCGGTGAAGAGCTCATATATCATAATTGtactataacataacatatatgcATATGTCAGGTAGAGCAGGCCTTTAAGCCTTTACATACAAGGACCCACAGCCATCATGACTCGGCTCCTAATTGTCTTACTTTTACAAGGCATGAAAATTTGGGCTTTTTACatttaaaaacaataataagTAAGAAAAGAAAAATCTTCGTGAACAAATCCAAGGCCTCATATCGCACATTTATCTTTAAAAAACTAAACCAAATTATTTAATATATCGGACCCACACAGTTGAATTgttaataatatatatagatattatgTCATATTTATTGTGGTTCACATTCATCAGTGATTTTGACACAATGGTGCAACACATGGAGATCAGTTATTGTTccttcatttctttttcttgttttttttttgccCGTTTTGGGAAGATATAAATTTCCAGGAAGCAGAAGAACGTACATATACGAATTAGTACTCGAATATGACGTGTCCTAGTATTTATTTGACTTGTGCTATATTTACCAGCGGTTTAATCTAAATTCAAACTCTACAGCTCATTATACTTTGATAAGGGCACTATCAATCACATATATTAAATGGGGtggagttttttttaattaatatatgagGTGGAGAGTTAACATTAGGCGGAACTGGTATAAATGTACTCATTTTATTTcagaagaaagaaataaaataaaaaaagactggagaaaaaaataaataaataaaaagacttgtttttttttttggtatgatATAAAAAGACTTGGTTACCTCATATCGAGTATAATTTTCTCGGAGTGGTCCCCAAATACTACGTACTTAGTACTATTCATTTTTTCTTCGTTTGATCTTTGATGTTAGGTTTTTTTCTCTTGAATGCTTTTTATAACAGGAGAATTAAATAATTGGCATGAAACACGTTTTGGTCGCTGAAACGTAGTATATAAATAAGTGAGGACTCAAGAGTTCTATTTTGAGTATATAGAAATTTTAGTCAAGAGAAGAGtaactagagagagaaagagagagagagagagagagagataactaAAATGGTTAGAACACCATGCTGTGACCAGAATGGAATGAAGAAGGGTACATGGACACCCGAAGAGGATAGGAAACTTGTGGCTTATGTCACAAGGTATGGTTGCTGGAACTGGCGCCAACTTCCCAAGTTTGCAGGTATACAACGACGACGTTTtgactatataaatatatatatatatatacatacatggaTCTTATGAAATCTCTTATGTGATCTTTCTTGGTTGATGAAATTTGGTGTGTGATTTTGTTGATGATATCAGGTCTAAAAAGATGTGGAAAGAGTTGCCGGTTGCGGTGGATGAATTATCTGAGGCCAAATGTGAAGAGAGGAAACTACAGCCCAGAAGAAGAGGAAACCATTACCAAGCTTCACGAGTCTCTTGGGAATAAGTCAGTACAACTTGTGATAAAACTATTATTATACTTTCTAATTAAGAagtaatataattaataaaatatatatttttctttaatttttcagATGGTCTGCAATTGCTGCCCAATTACCAGGAAGAACTGACAATGAGGTTAAGAACTATTGGCATACTCATCTGAAGAAGCGCCAAACGCAAAAcccatcaccatcatcatcatgcAAACAAAAAATATCAGAAAGTAGTACTACTAAAGAATCAAACAGTACTACTCTTGATAATGTTACTCCTAATGTCGATGATTATTTTATGGACAGCCTAGAAGAGTTAATGTTCACAGGAGCTGATCTCACGAGTGACCAAATAGTTGCTAATAGCAACAATAACGTACACTCCCCATTGTCACCTCAACCGTCCTCATCGAGTAGTGAAATCTCAACATCGACAACCGACACTAGTACGAGCACTGCTAGCACTAATAATGCAACTGAAACCAGCACAATTAATAATGACAGTAGTAGTAATTACTTGGTTGAGGACTCTTATAATCACCCCTTTGAAGGGTTTCCTGAGTTCAGCGACAGCTTTTGGACGGAGCCATTTTTGGCTGATCACAATTCTTACATCCCAAGTGATTTTCTTAATGCTTCCTTAATGGATAATTATGAGCTGTCTCCTATCTTGGATGCCAATCTCTTATTTACTGCTAATACTAGTATTGGTAATTTTAATTACGAGGAAAATCTAGTAGGATTGTTGTActaatcatataaatatatatgtatttatgtaTCTACCACCttgtaatatatgtatatatatatgcatagaaAATGTTTACGTACGTAACTTCCAAGAATCGATTCATTTTATTC
It encodes the following:
- the LOC133817663 gene encoding transcription factor MYB14-like → MVRTPCCDQNGMKKGTWTPEEDRKLVAYVTRYGCWNWRQLPKFAGLKRCGKSCRLRWMNYLRPNVKRGNYSPEEEETITKLHESLGNKWSAIAAQLPGRTDNEVKNYWHTHLKKRQTQNPSPSSSCKQKISESSTTKESNSTTLDNVTPNVDDYFMDSLEELMFTGADLTSDQIVANSNNNVHSPLSPQPSSSSSEISTSTTDTSTSTASTNNATETSTINNDSSSNYLVEDSYNHPFEGFPEFSDSFWTEPFLADHNSYIPSDFLNASLMDNYELSPILDANLLFTANTSIGNFNYEENLVGLLY